One Macadamia integrifolia cultivar HAES 741 unplaced genomic scaffold, SCU_Mint_v3 scaffold_198A, whole genome shotgun sequence DNA window includes the following coding sequences:
- the LOC122071234 gene encoding UPF0481 protein At3g47200-like codes for MPLFKTNPEAYKPRLVSIGPFHRYANHLKPMEAHKLLYLKDFLDRSESEPTICLEEYVGAMTKLENKARQCYSENIQLKTKDEFAKMMLIDGCFILELILKTNYPDEHRRPDDPIMKATWMSTVIKCDLILLENQLPLDVLRHLYQLFTQNSKSKYGVLDTLISNFFQDLVAHPQINHISENQFRHFPIVQKFFLPANKVEEEAEEPSIPKKTEASTSVLEEADDVEAKLEKYSQAKHLLHFVRELLLPSPPKKTEASTQRSWAWLDGVMRWVWRVQPRDPKRNPDEDTFVCIHCATELGEANVNFKKEDPEKTHLLNMTFKNKELKIPTIKIQDGTESLLRNLIAFEQYCDHEDRPITSYASFMDDLINSTKDVALLEENGIIENLLGEPKDVTKLFNALLKEVTIGKDDFSSVRRALVDHYKNPWHKSIASLKHNYFNTPWAFIACFAALLLFLLTVVQTICSILSLK; via the coding sequence ATGCCGCTATTCAAAACAAACCCCGAAGCCTACAAACCTCGCCTGGTCTCCATCGGCCCTTTTCACCGCTACGCGAACCACTTAAAGCCCATGGAAGCACACAAGTTGTTGTATCTGAAGGATTTTCTAGACCGCAGCGAATCTGAGCCGACAATCTGCTTGGAGGAATATGTTGGGGCCATGACAAAATTGGAAAACAAAGCTCGGCAATGTTACTCGGAAAACATCCAACTCAAAACCAAAGACGAATTTGCGAAAATGATGCTAATTGATGGCTGCTTCATACTTGAACTCATCCTCAAGACTAATTATCCAGATGAGCACAGACGCCCTGATGATCCCATAATGAAAGCGACATGGATGTCTACGGTTATAAAGTGCGACCTGATTCTACTAGAAAATCAACTTCCCTTAGATGTTCTTCGGCATCTCTACCAATTATTCACCCAGAATTCCAAGTCTAAATATGGAGTACTTGATACACTCATTTCCAATTTCTTCCAAGATCTTGTGGCGCACCCCCAAATTAACCATATCTCTGAAAATCAATTTCGACACTTTCCTATAGTCCAGAAGTTTTTCCTACCCGCGAAcaaagttgaagaagaggcagAAGAACCGTCGATACCCAAGAAAACAGAGGCCTCCACTTCAGTACTGGAAGAAGCTGATGATGTTGAAGCAAAACTTGAAAAATACTCCCAAGCAAAGCACTTGCTTCATTTTGTACGAGAATTGTTACTTCCATCACCCCCCAAGAAAACAGAGGCCTCCACACAGCGTTCGTGGGCATGGCTGGATGGTGTGATGAGATGGGTTTGGAGGGTACAGCCACGGGACCCGAAGAGAAATCCTGATGAAGACACGTTCGTGTGCATTCATTGTGCAACAGAGCTGGGAGAGGCCAACGTCAATTTTAAGAAGGAAGATCCAGAGAAGACACATTTGTTGAACATGACATTCAAAAATAAAGAGTTGAAAATTCCAACCATTAAAATTCAGGATGGGACGGAGTCTCTACTTCGAAACCTCATCGCCTTTGAGCAGTATTGTGATCATGAAGATAGGCCTATCACAAGTTATGCTTCCTTCATGGATGACCTTATCAACTCTACCAAGGATGTCGCGTTGCTTGAGGAAAACGGAATTATTGAGAACTTACTTGGCGAACCAAAAGACGTGACTAAGTTATTTAACGCTCTTCTCAAAGAGGTCACTATAGGGAAAGACGACTTCTCCAGCGTTCGCAGAGCATTGGTGGATCATTACAAGAACCCATGGCACAAAAGTATAGCAAGTTTGAAGCACAATTATTTTAACACTCCATGGGCGTTTATTGCTTGCTTTGCTGCATTacttctcttcctcttgacGGTGGTACAGACCATTTGTTCCATCTTAAGTCTTAAATGA